A region of Bos javanicus breed banteng chromosome 17, ARS-OSU_banteng_1.0, whole genome shotgun sequence DNA encodes the following proteins:
- the UNC119B gene encoding protein unc-119 homolog B: MSGSNSKAAALGSAVGPAGLVTGKEEKKKAGGGVLNRLKGRRQAPHHAADDGIGAAVTEQELLALDTIRPEHVLRLSQVTENYLCKPEDNIYSIDFTRFKIRDLETGTVLFEIAKPCVSDQEEEEEEEGEAGGDVDVSAGRFVRYQFTPAFLRLRTVGATVEFTVGDKPVSNFRMIERHYFRERLLKNFDFDFGFCIPSSRNTCEHIYEFPQLSEDVIRLMIENPYETRSDSFYFVDNKLIMHNKADYAYNGGQ, encoded by the exons ATGAGCGGGTCGAATTCGAAGGCTGCGGCCTTGGGGTCGGCCGTTGGGCCCGCGGGGCTGGTAACTggcaaggaagagaagaagaaggcTGGCGGCGGCGTCCTGAACAGGCTCAAGGGGCGGCGGCAGGCGCCCCACCACGCGGCAGACGACGGCATCGGGGCAGCGGTCACGGAGCAGGAGCTGCTGGCTCTGGACACCATCCGGCCCGAGCACGTCCTGCGCCTCAGCCAGGTCACCGAGA attatttatgTAAACCTGAAGACAACATCTACAGTATTGATTTTACCCGCTTCAAAATTCGGGATTTGGAGACAGGGACAGTGCTTTTTGAAATTGCCAAACCTTGTGTTTCAG accaggaggaggaagaggaggaggaaggggaggcaggCGGAGATGTGGACGTCAGCGCAGGCCGCTTCGTCCGCTACCAGTTCACACCGGCGTTTCTCCGCCTGCGCACCGTGGGCGCCAC GGTGGAGTTCACCGTGGGAGACAAACCTGTGTCAAACTTCCGCATGATCGAGCGGCACTACTTCCGGGAACGGCTGCTGAAAAATTTTGACTTTGATTTCGGCTTCTGCATCCCCAGCAGCAGGAACACTTGCGAGCACATCTATGAGTTTCCCCAACTTTCTGAGGATGTCA TTCGTCTGATGATTGAAAATCCCTATGAGACCCGTTCTGACAGCTTTTACTTCGTCGACAACAAGCTGATAATGCACAACAAGGCCGACTATGCCTATAATGGGGGCCAGTAG